A DNA window from Dehalogenimonas sp. THU2 contains the following coding sequences:
- a CDS encoding DUF362 domain-containing protein, with protein MIHNAAQFVFKAPDSISRARRVLIKPSAHFDAGYPVTTSRDIIARIIKGIRWISDADIILLDGTPDGTPVQPIYQSLGYDFPRVLTLDVKDSTWVEVDNPLPKPFIIPTFWVPNIILSSDYLISVAPLHVIKGQGHMTISNLMSLLPVVKYGGNKEGWKNLHALGLDKVLADLYFTLPFDMGIVEARQKFVSDDDPTHGTAEEVGKIFIGKPFEVDLEVTETLGIKADYMENIKLGRQEVEI; from the coding sequence TTGATTCACAACGCCGCCCAATTCGTATTTAAAGCCCCGGATTCCATCTCGCGGGCCAGACGGGTGCTCATCAAACCGTCGGCCCATTTCGACGCGGGTTATCCGGTGACCACCAGCAGGGACATCATCGCCCGCATCATCAAGGGCATCCGCTGGATCAGCGACGCGGATATCATTCTCCTGGACGGCACACCCGATGGCACCCCTGTTCAACCGATTTATCAGTCCCTGGGTTATGACTTTCCGAGGGTGCTTACTTTAGACGTGAAAGACTCGACATGGGTGGAAGTCGATAATCCCTTACCCAAACCGTTCATCATTCCCACATTCTGGGTGCCGAATATTATCCTGTCCAGCGATTATCTTATCAGTGTGGCGCCGCTACACGTTATCAAAGGCCAGGGGCACATGACCATCTCCAATTTGATGTCGTTGCTGCCCGTGGTTAAGTACGGCGGCAATAAAGAAGGCTGGAAAAACCTCCACGCACTGGGATTGGATAAGGTACTGGCCGATCTTTACTTTACACTGCCTTTTGACATGGGCATCGTGGAAGCCCGGCAGAAGTTCGTGTCGGATGATGATCCGACACACGGAACGGCTGAAGAGGTAGGGAAAATATTCATCGGCAAGCCGTTCGAAGTCGATCTGGAAGTGACGGAGACTCTTGGCATCAAGGCCGATTACATGGAGAATATAAAACTCGGCCGTCAAGAGGTTGAGATTTAG
- the rnc gene encoding ribonuclease III yields MAELKKLQSVINVTFHNLGLLELALIHSSYVNERPGSKIDSNERLEFLGDAVLGQWVAGKLYRLLPEAAEGVLTQYRSILVRRGTMARLAETIDLGAYLYLGRGEEASGGRRKPANLSRALEALIAAVYLDQGQQVAGEFLNRLYADDLEKLELLSAGVDYKSKLQELIQGTCHTTPEYSIVESAGAAHQPLFTAEVRAGGVLLGSGQGYSKKEAESQSARLALQNLQDTLHPDDALLTLDQKEKRG; encoded by the coding sequence ATGGCTGAACTTAAAAAACTCCAATCCGTTATTAACGTCACCTTCCATAACCTGGGACTTTTGGAATTGGCGTTGATCCATAGTTCTTATGTCAACGAGAGACCCGGCTCCAAGATAGATTCCAACGAACGGTTGGAATTCCTGGGTGACGCCGTGCTTGGGCAGTGGGTCGCCGGGAAACTCTACCGCCTGCTTCCCGAGGCCGCCGAAGGAGTCCTGACCCAATATCGATCCATCCTGGTAAGGCGGGGCACGATGGCCCGGCTTGCCGAGACGATAGATCTTGGAGCGTATCTGTATCTTGGCCGGGGGGAAGAGGCCAGCGGCGGCAGGCGCAAACCAGCCAACCTGTCGCGAGCCCTGGAAGCTTTGATCGCCGCTGTCTATCTGGATCAGGGGCAGCAAGTGGCAGGTGAGTTCCTGAACCGGCTCTACGCCGATGATCTTGAAAAATTGGAGTTGCTCAGTGCCGGCGTGGATTATAAGAGCAAGCTTCAGGAACTTATCCAGGGAACCTGCCATACCACACCGGAATACAGTATTGTCGAAAGCGCAGGGGCTGCCCACCAGCCATTGTTTACCGCCGAGGTTCGGGCTGGAGGCGTACTCCTCGGCAGCGGTCAGGGATACAGTAAAAAAGAAGCCGAATCACAGTCCGCTCGTCTTGCGCTTCAAAATCTCCAGGATACTTTACACCCCGATGATGCTTTGTTAACATTAGATCAGAAAGAGAAACGAGGATAA
- a CDS encoding fibronectin type III domain-containing protein, with amino-acid sequence MRIAVKVVLTFLLLASLLPGITVRAQPQQPYAIDGSVTIDGSPAPDGSNVQSSLGVSAGTSGGSYSMDIPADAANPGDSISFTVNGIPAGSGTLPERGLPVTIDLSITSPPPTFSLTIQVSGNGSVSPSSGDYEQNSQVVLTAYPASGWVFISWTGEVADPNTPSTSILMNSDKTIVANFEETPPVPTYLLTIQKTGEGTVNPAVGAHSIDQDSRVTVTAAPAAGWRFAGWTGNVASPSQASTTIDMDSDQTIIANFVLLPDETPPLISGVQAIDITKTSATITWNTDEEAAGAVDYSPGALTSSNAALVTSHSATLSGLTPATTYTFKVRSTDGSGNQTASGEFSFTTLGSPAVFETSGWRFDVDDTPGGGKQLTVEFTVANEGDVSGAYQMDLLLNNAVAETRSVVLEPGADQVVSFIINRSAVGSYLASINGFEVNFSVPEDVTDNDSAGRFTISLPLVLIAGVIAFVIIVGLFLLNRKYYLFPMAPRK; translated from the coding sequence ATGAGAATCGCCGTTAAGGTCGTGCTTACCTTTTTGTTACTGGCCTCTCTGCTGCCGGGGATTACCGTGCGGGCGCAACCGCAACAGCCTTACGCTATTGACGGCAGCGTGACCATTGACGGCAGTCCGGCACCCGATGGCTCAAACGTCCAATCGAGTTTGGGCGTCTCCGCCGGCACCAGCGGTGGTTCTTACAGTATGGATATTCCCGCGGACGCTGCCAACCCGGGCGATAGCATAAGCTTCACCGTAAACGGCATTCCGGCCGGATCTGGTACTTTACCTGAACGAGGCCTGCCCGTCACCATTGATCTTTCGATAACTTCCCCGCCTCCGACTTTCTCCCTTACCATCCAGGTATCCGGAAACGGTTCGGTCAGCCCGTCATCGGGCGATTACGAGCAAAACAGCCAGGTTGTATTGACGGCTTACCCTGCTTCCGGGTGGGTTTTCATTAGCTGGACCGGCGAGGTAGCTGACCCGAATACGCCCAGCACCAGCATCCTGATGAACTCAGACAAAACCATCGTGGCTAATTTCGAGGAAACGCCGCCGGTTCCGACCTATTTGCTCACCATCCAAAAAACCGGAGAGGGTACGGTTAATCCGGCGGTTGGCGCCCACAGTATTGATCAGGACAGCCGGGTTACCGTAACGGCTGCCCCGGCAGCGGGTTGGCGCTTCGCGGGCTGGACCGGTAACGTAGCCAGCCCATCTCAGGCAAGTACAACTATCGACATGGACAGCGATCAAACGATCATTGCCAACTTCGTACTCCTGCCGGATGAAACACCGCCGCTGATCTCCGGGGTTCAGGCGATCGACATCACCAAAACCAGCGCTACCATTACATGGAACACTGATGAAGAAGCGGCAGGCGCGGTAGACTATAGTCCCGGAGCGCTCACCTCTAGTAACGCGGCCCTGGTGACTTCCCACTCCGCCACGCTCAGTGGTTTGACGCCGGCAACGACATATACGTTCAAGGTCAGGAGCACGGATGGATCCGGCAACCAAACTGCATCCGGGGAGTTTTCATTTACTACTCTGGGTTCTCCGGCGGTGTTTGAAACCAGCGGATGGCGATTCGATGTGGATGACACTCCCGGTGGCGGTAAGCAGCTGACCGTTGAGTTTACGGTCGCTAACGAGGGCGATGTGTCAGGCGCCTACCAAATGGATTTGCTGCTGAATAATGCCGTCGCTGAAACCAGGAGTGTCGTGCTGGAGCCCGGCGCCGATCAGGTGGTCAGCTTTATCATCAACCGGTCAGCCGTGGGAAGTTACCTGGCGAGCATCAACGGATTCGAGGTCAATTTCAGTGTCCCTGAGGATGTTACGGATAATGACAGCGCGGGCCGGTTCACAATTTCCCTGCCTCTGGTACTCATTGCCGGAGTTATCGCATTTGTAATAATCGTGGGGCTCTTCCTGTTAAATCGGAAATATTACTTATTCCCAATGGCTCCCAGGAAATAA
- a CDS encoding S8 family serine peptidase, translating to MKQICLALLVLIVLISGMFAGDSSETHSLQARDQVLGQKISGLLSAQIEAKKQIKSLGGLAAAQASQSADGVAGILQSAGLQVESVDRQKIFLYSSRMPDAAQVAELEALGVIVYLDSWIPPVGAHPDGFLIADMPVDRLSDISAKSYVRHLDTAERVFQAQNDEAALATNVAALRGGSYGLDGTGVTIAVLDSGLDLSHPDIPSLASGTIVKDYSNWPSLDETVANHYTGHGTHVTGSVLGDGSASSGLYAGMAPGADLVFLKIGNDSNASATSEAMVNAIQDAVDVYHADIITMSYGGWSDHHDGSDAMSQAVDYAVSQGAVVLIAAGNSGNDADHYSGTVPGNDSTDFIAITAGNTPASLYFNMVWFDGPGISDDLELEYYNSSRHLIGSTQFLQNESFRGTESQYSNVASQPAGTYYLKVKNNSSSAQLFHLYYVGNGYVTFADPDPAYTLNSPAEADSAIAIGAYVTRASWLDYSGAGHSYGYELDEIAPFSSRGPRVDTGAPLKPEIVAPGSVVISARDGDIYTSASLYWIDNSEYYVMQGTSMATPVAAGAAALIIQVHPDWTPAQVRDYLESNAVDMGAAGNDDTHGHGRLYLPETLAEPDANDAPVLAAIGAKSGDELVEITFTATAADVDVPTDTLIFSLDDGAPAGAAITEDGVFTWTPAEDQGPGVYPVTIRVTDNGTPALDDFETFDITVAEVNIAPVLAEIGAQSVDELVEITFTAAAVDADVPADTLTFSLDGGAPAGAVMTEGGVFTWTPTEAQGGAVYTFDVVVSDGGLSDSETITVTVNEVNVAPVLAEIGAISGDELVEITFTATAADADLPADILTFSLADGAGGSIPAGASITADGVFTWTPTEAQGGAVYTFDVVVSDGSLSDSETITVTVPAETSTLELIAGWNFIGLPVIPVSTDISDVLAGIIDKVVIVWSYDGAAWTRYIPGVASSLTQMTSGVGYWINLSEAATLTVSGTIPPSNDITLTAGWNLISLGTAPGDPDIGTVLAGIIDDVVIVWHYDGVTGIWTRFIPGSPATLTEMTQGNAYWVYMSSPRTLTIT from the coding sequence ATGAAACAGATTTGTCTTGCCCTGCTGGTGCTGATTGTACTCATCAGTGGCATGTTCGCTGGGGATTCCTCTGAAACCCACTCCCTTCAGGCCCGGGATCAAGTCCTCGGCCAGAAGATCAGCGGACTGCTCAGCGCGCAGATAGAGGCCAAAAAGCAGATCAAAAGCCTGGGCGGATTGGCGGCGGCCCAGGCAAGCCAATCGGCGGATGGTGTAGCGGGCATTCTGCAGTCTGCGGGATTGCAGGTAGAGAGCGTCGACCGGCAAAAAATATTCCTGTATTCCAGCCGGATGCCAGATGCCGCCCAGGTTGCGGAACTGGAAGCGCTGGGGGTAATTGTTTATCTTGATTCCTGGATCCCGCCTGTCGGGGCGCACCCTGACGGATTTTTGATTGCCGATATGCCCGTTGACCGGCTGTCCGATATCTCGGCCAAGAGCTACGTCCGACACCTGGATACCGCCGAACGGGTTTTTCAGGCTCAAAATGATGAAGCGGCTCTGGCGACTAATGTGGCTGCGCTGAGAGGCGGTTCTTACGGTCTTGACGGCACGGGGGTTACCATCGCGGTGCTGGATTCCGGTTTGGATTTGAGTCATCCTGACATCCCGTCGCTGGCATCCGGAACGATCGTTAAGGATTATTCGAACTGGCCGTCGTTGGACGAGACCGTTGCCAACCATTATACCGGCCACGGCACCCATGTTACGGGCAGCGTTCTGGGCGATGGTTCAGCTTCCAGCGGACTTTACGCCGGAATGGCTCCGGGAGCGGACCTGGTGTTTCTTAAGATAGGGAACGACTCCAATGCTTCCGCGACGAGTGAAGCCATGGTGAATGCCATTCAAGATGCCGTCGATGTTTATCACGCGGACATCATCACCATGAGCTACGGCGGCTGGAGTGATCACCACGATGGCTCCGATGCCATGAGTCAGGCGGTGGATTATGCGGTGAGTCAGGGGGCGGTCGTCTTGATTGCCGCCGGGAATTCCGGAAATGACGCGGATCACTACTCCGGGACCGTCCCCGGCAACGATTCAACGGATTTTATCGCCATCACCGCCGGCAATACCCCCGCTTCTCTATATTTCAATATGGTTTGGTTCGACGGACCCGGCATAAGCGATGATCTTGAACTCGAGTATTATAATTCCAGCCGGCACCTGATCGGCTCGACCCAGTTCCTTCAGAATGAAAGCTTCAGAGGCACTGAGAGCCAGTATTCAAACGTAGCCTCGCAACCGGCGGGGACGTATTATCTGAAGGTTAAAAACAACTCATCCTCGGCTCAGTTGTTCCATTTGTACTATGTCGGGAACGGGTACGTCACTTTTGCTGATCCCGATCCGGCCTATACTCTCAATTCTCCGGCTGAAGCCGATAGCGCCATCGCGATAGGGGCTTATGTTACTCGCGCCTCCTGGCTGGATTATTCAGGTGCCGGGCACAGCTACGGCTACGAGCTCGATGAAATCGCCCCCTTCAGCAGCCGGGGGCCCAGGGTTGACACCGGAGCGCCCCTTAAACCTGAAATTGTGGCTCCGGGGAGTGTCGTAATTTCGGCCCGGGATGGTGATATTTATACCTCGGCCAGTTTGTATTGGATTGATAATTCTGAATACTACGTGATGCAGGGCACCTCGATGGCGACACCGGTAGCGGCGGGGGCGGCGGCGCTCATAATTCAGGTTCACCCGGACTGGACTCCGGCTCAGGTCAGGGATTATCTGGAATCTAATGCCGTTGACATGGGGGCTGCGGGGAATGACGACACGCACGGCCATGGGCGGTTGTATTTGCCTGAGACACTTGCTGAACCTGACGCCAACGACGCCCCGGTGCTGGCCGCGATCGGGGCTAAATCAGGCGATGAACTGGTGGAGATCACCTTCACCGCCACCGCTGCTGACGTCGATGTGCCGACGGATACTTTGATTTTCTCACTGGACGATGGCGCCCCTGCTGGTGCCGCCATTACTGAGGACGGCGTCTTTACCTGGACGCCGGCCGAGGACCAGGGACCGGGAGTTTACCCGGTTACTATCCGGGTGACTGACAACGGCACCCCGGCTCTTGATGATTTCGAGACCTTCGACATTACCGTGGCCGAGGTCAACATCGCCCCGGTGCTGGCTGAGATCGGGGCTCAATCGGTGGATGAACTAGTGGAGATCACCTTCACCGCCGCCGCTGTGGATGCTGACGTACCGGCGGATACTTTGACGTTCTCACTGGACGGCGGCGCCCCGGCTGGCGCCGTCATGACCGAAGGTGGCGTCTTTACCTGGACTCCAACCGAGGCTCAGGGAGGTGCGGTGTACACCTTTGATGTGGTGGTCTCCGACGGCGGTCTATCCGACAGTGAAACTATCACCGTGACCGTAAACGAGGTCAACGTCGCCCCGGTACTGGCTGAGATCGGGGCTATATCAGGCGATGAACTGGTGGAGATCACCTTCACCGCCACCGCTGCTGACGCCGATTTACCGGCTGACATTTTGACTTTTTCGCTGGCCGACGGCGCCGGCGGCTCTATTCCCGCGGGTGCCTCCATTACTGCTGACGGCGTCTTCACCTGGACTCCAACCGAGGCTCAGGGAGGAGCGGTCTACACTTTCGATGTGGTGGTCTCCGACGGTAGTCTTTCCGACAGTGAAACTATCACCGTGACCGTCCCGGCGGAAACATCGACGCTTGAACTTATCGCCGGCTGGAATTTTATCGGCTTGCCGGTGATTCCCGTTTCGACTGACATTTCAGATGTTTTGGCAGGCATTATCGATAAAGTAGTTATCGTATGGTCTTATGATGGCGCTGCCTGGACCCGGTATATTCCCGGAGTTGCCTCGTCGCTTACCCAAATGACCAGCGGTGTCGGATATTGGATCAACCTTTCGGAAGCAGCGACACTGACAGTTTCAGGCACAATACCGCCATCGAATGACATCACTTTAACTGCCGGTTGGAATCTTATCAGCCTTGGCACCGCGCCCGGTGACCCGGATATAGGAACAGTTTTAGCCGGTATTATCGATGATGTTGTTATCGTTTGGCATTACGATGGCGTGACCGGTATCTGGACGAGGTTCATTCCGGGAAGCCCGGCGACGTTAACGGAAATGACGCAGGGCAATGCTTATTGGGTTTATATGAGCAGTCCCCGAACGCTTACTATTACCTGA
- the glmS gene encoding glutamine--fructose-6-phosphate transaminase (isomerizing): MCGVVGYIGHRQAQANLLESLARLEYRGYDSCGIAVLDGSIRVLKDVVRVADLAATSEPLEGTSGIGHTRWATCGEPNQANAHPHYDCTRNIAVVHNGTINNHQQIKARLLAGGHTFSSDTDTEVISHLIEENYQGDLASAVRATLNQIDGSYAIAVIHHKEQDKLVVARCGSPLIIGLGEGENWVASDVPAILDYTKKVIFMEENELAVITRQGVRLWRDGREISPEIKEVEWTAIQAQKGGHEHFMIKEIREQPRIIRESNSVLAHSGGSDPGLIEILSSNPPPTILLLACGTSYHAGLIAKYLIQELLGLSVHIEIASEFNYQRHRISEDLGIIITQSGETADALIAMRSLRKEGMKLLVITNVPGCSASRLADETWYTRAGPEISVAATKSFTAQLKVIYGLLLSSSRLDRRDRDRLTGAFRHLPSNIQQIIDNHQDIQSCGKYLAGYNNVIFIGRGLNYPIALEGALKLKEISYIHAEGCAGGELKHGPLALLSAETPVVVILSRDATYEAMLNTIREIKVRGAPVIAITPARESDIDNLVDRVIHIPEVENLVSPMLNAVALQLLAYYTALERGCPIDMPRNLAKSVTVE, from the coding sequence ATGTGTGGCGTTGTGGGTTATATCGGGCACAGGCAGGCGCAGGCCAACCTGCTTGAGTCGCTGGCGCGACTGGAGTATCGGGGCTATGATTCCTGCGGTATTGCCGTCCTTGATGGCAGCATCAGGGTACTGAAGGACGTTGTCCGGGTGGCTGACCTGGCGGCGACTTCTGAGCCGCTTGAAGGTACCTCCGGCATCGGCCACACCCGGTGGGCCACCTGCGGGGAGCCGAATCAGGCCAACGCTCACCCGCATTATGACTGCACCCGAAACATCGCCGTCGTTCACAACGGAACCATCAACAATCACCAGCAAATAAAAGCACGCCTTCTTGCCGGCGGCCACACGTTTTCTTCGGACACCGACACCGAGGTTATCTCTCACCTCATCGAGGAAAACTATCAGGGCGATCTGGCTTCCGCGGTCCGCGCCACCTTGAACCAGATCGATGGCTCCTACGCCATCGCCGTGATTCATCACAAGGAGCAGGACAAGCTGGTCGTCGCCCGTTGCGGCAGCCCGCTGATAATCGGTCTGGGCGAAGGTGAAAACTGGGTGGCTTCAGATGTGCCGGCCATCCTCGATTACACCAAAAAGGTCATCTTCATGGAGGAAAATGAACTCGCGGTGATCACGCGCCAGGGAGTAAGACTGTGGCGTGACGGCCGCGAAATTTCTCCCGAGATCAAAGAGGTGGAATGGACCGCCATCCAGGCCCAAAAAGGCGGCCACGAGCATTTCATGATCAAAGAAATCCGGGAGCAACCACGGATAATACGGGAGTCAAACAGCGTCCTAGCCCACTCCGGCGGAAGTGATCCGGGACTTATAGAAATCCTGTCTTCCAACCCGCCGCCAACCATCCTTCTGCTAGCCTGTGGGACATCCTACCACGCCGGGCTGATCGCCAAGTACCTCATACAGGAATTGTTAGGCTTATCAGTCCACATTGAAATCGCTTCGGAATTCAATTACCAGCGTCATCGCATATCAGAAGACCTTGGAATTATCATCACCCAATCCGGCGAGACCGCAGACGCTCTCATAGCCATGCGCTCCCTTCGAAAAGAGGGTATGAAACTCCTTGTGATCACCAACGTTCCGGGATGTTCAGCAAGCCGCCTTGCGGATGAGACATGGTATACCAGAGCCGGCCCGGAAATCAGCGTTGCCGCAACAAAGAGTTTTACTGCCCAATTGAAAGTGATCTATGGTCTTTTGCTCTCTTCCTCTCGGTTGGATCGGCGGGACCGGGACAGATTAACGGGTGCCTTCCGGCACCTGCCCAGTAATATCCAGCAGATTATCGATAATCACCAGGACATACAATCATGCGGCAAGTACCTGGCCGGATATAACAACGTCATCTTCATCGGGCGGGGTCTCAATTATCCAATCGCTCTCGAGGGCGCACTCAAGCTCAAGGAAATCTCATATATTCACGCCGAAGGCTGCGCCGGGGGTGAGCTGAAACACGGACCATTGGCTCTCTTGTCGGCGGAAACACCCGTAGTCGTGATCCTGAGCCGTGATGCAACATACGAGGCCATGTTGAACACTATCCGAGAGATCAAGGTGCGAGGCGCCCCCGTAATAGCCATCACTCCGGCGAGGGAGAGCGATATCGACAATCTGGTTGACCGAGTGATCCATATACCGGAAGTAGAAAACCTCGTATCGCCAATGTTAAACGCGGTTGCGCTGCAACTTCTTGCCTATTACACCGCCCTGGAGCGAGGATGTCCTATCGACATGCCGCGCAACCTGGCCAAGAGCGTTACCGTTGAATAG
- a CDS encoding sugar phosphate nucleotidyltransferase — MEQAIILAAGEGQRLRPFTNTRPKVMISIAGKPILHHVIESLAAFNIRDIVIVTGYRKEQIYDSLGSGKSFKVNIRYIEQQPQLGTAHALHLAKSVARDDFFVLPGDNLITRETIRDFVSTPPWTVLLKSVPVSSTTQYGVAVVNDEDEVQAILEKPRQPCDGLISTGIYHLRREIFDHIGTDTGIPAVINRMTNSGINFKAVKTHGPWLDAVYPWDLLHLNDLTLKNLQPMLSGTVEAGVSILHTVSSGQDTRLCSGCYIDGPVLIGKGCDISPNTVITGACTIGDNVSIGPFCHIQNSVIGNDVTIGSGSILQNSVIDDGNHIAPHFSAISETAGIVIDREFHEVPAGVMMGMNCQIGGQVTALAGAIIGNGCQVKTGKTVSGWIKDGSQVV; from the coding sequence ATGGAGCAAGCGATAATTCTGGCGGCGGGTGAGGGGCAGAGACTGCGACCGTTCACCAATACCCGGCCCAAAGTCATGATCTCCATCGCCGGCAAACCCATCCTCCATCACGTCATCGAATCCCTCGCCGCCTTCAACATCCGTGATATCGTAATTGTCACCGGTTACCGGAAGGAACAGATCTACGATTCACTGGGTTCCGGCAAATCCTTCAAGGTAAACATCCGGTATATCGAGCAACAGCCTCAACTGGGCACGGCTCACGCCCTTCACCTGGCCAAATCGGTAGCCCGGGATGACTTCTTTGTGCTGCCGGGCGATAACCTTATCACCCGGGAGACCATCCGGGATTTCGTCTCAACCCCGCCATGGACGGTGCTTCTGAAAAGTGTGCCCGTGAGCAGTACGACCCAGTATGGCGTGGCCGTGGTGAATGATGAAGATGAAGTCCAGGCGATACTTGAGAAACCCAGACAACCGTGTGATGGCTTGATAAGCACCGGCATTTATCACCTCAGGCGCGAAATATTCGACCACATCGGCACCGACACCGGAATACCGGCCGTGATCAACCGGATGACGAACAGCGGGATCAACTTTAAAGCTGTCAAGACCCATGGGCCATGGTTGGACGCGGTATATCCCTGGGACCTGTTGCACCTGAACGACCTGACCTTGAAAAATCTGCAACCAATGCTAAGCGGCACCGTGGAGGCGGGCGTGTCCATTCTCCACACGGTGTCTTCCGGCCAGGACACCAGGCTTTGCTCCGGATGCTATATCGATGGCCCGGTTCTTATCGGCAAAGGCTGCGATATCAGCCCCAATACCGTCATCACCGGGGCCTGCACCATCGGTGATAACGTCTCGATCGGCCCGTTCTGTCACATCCAGAACAGCGTCATCGGCAATGACGTGACCATCGGTTCAGGCAGCATCCTGCAAAATTCAGTCATCGATGACGGTAATCACATCGCGCCTCATTTTTCAGCGATCAGTGAAACGGCTGGTATTGTGATCGACCGGGAATTTCATGAAGTGCCGGCCGGTGTCATGATGGGCATGAACTGCCAGATTGGCGGGCAGGTTACCGCTCTCGCCGGCGCTATCATCGGCAACGGGTGTCAGGTCAAGACCGGGAAGACCGTCTCGGGGTGGATCAAGGACGGAAGCCAGGTGGTATGA
- a CDS encoding NAD(P)/FAD-dependent oxidoreductase, producing the protein MMQNSMADVIIVGAGPAGSRVAFQLGSRNHDVILLEKRRTLGEPVCCTGIVSPECLAEFKIDTGLILRRFSGARVHSPSGETIHIKRSTTQAIIIDRAAFDREMTEKACAAGARLELGSTVNCIEILPDRVVVHALRNQEPCQFTARSVVIAAGLTQKLTTQLGVGAVKDFAVGVQLDVEGAGITELEVFLGASVAPGFFAWKVPTSPGQAKLGMIVRDHPVEHMQAFTDLLNKVSGTIAPVGRPVCRPIPLARLEKTFGERLLVVGDAAGQVKTTTGGGLYYGLLCADLAANTLHEALLRDTLQAGYLKSYEKAWHRRLRRDMFLGKLARNFILEHGDRHLDNLIRKTHQSGLLKRLLDDDRLSFDWHGAAFLEWATGLFRR; encoded by the coding sequence ATGATGCAGAACAGTATGGCCGATGTCATCATCGTGGGTGCTGGCCCCGCCGGCAGCCGGGTAGCGTTTCAACTTGGGTCCCGGAACCATGATGTCATCCTGCTTGAAAAACGCCGGACACTCGGTGAGCCGGTATGCTGCACCGGCATTGTCAGTCCCGAGTGTCTTGCAGAATTTAAAATAGATACCGGATTGATATTGCGGCGCTTCAGCGGCGCCCGCGTCCATTCCCCCTCAGGGGAGACGATTCATATCAAGCGTTCCACAACTCAGGCGATTATCATCGACCGGGCGGCTTTTGACCGGGAGATGACTGAAAAAGCCTGCGCCGCCGGCGCCCGGCTTGAACTGGGGTCAACGGTGAATTGCATAGAGATACTGCCCGACCGCGTCGTCGTTCACGCTCTTCGGAATCAGGAACCGTGTCAATTCACTGCCAGATCCGTGGTCATCGCCGCCGGACTCACCCAAAAGCTTACAACCCAGCTCGGGGTCGGCGCAGTAAAAGACTTCGCCGTTGGCGTCCAGCTTGATGTCGAAGGAGCAGGCATCACCGAACTGGAGGTATTCCTCGGTGCGTCCGTAGCCCCCGGCTTCTTCGCCTGGAAGGTCCCGACCTCACCAGGGCAGGCTAAATTAGGTATGATCGTCCGTGACCACCCCGTAGAACATATGCAGGCTTTCACCGATCTGCTCAACAAAGTTTCCGGCACTATCGCCCCCGTCGGGAGACCGGTCTGCCGGCCCATACCCTTGGCGCGGCTGGAAAAAACCTTCGGTGAGCGCTTGCTCGTCGTGGGCGACGCGGCCGGCCAGGTCAAGACCACCACCGGCGGTGGATTATATTACGGACTCCTTTGTGCCGATCTCGCCGCCAATACACTGCATGAAGCCCTCCTCCGGGACACGTTGCAGGCCGGGTATCTTAAAAGTTATGAGAAAGCATGGCATCGCCGTTTACGTCGTGACATGTTCTTGGGGAAGCTGGCCAGGAATTTCATTCTGGAACATGGTGATCGCCACCTGGACAATCTGATCCGGAAGACTCATCAAAGTGGCCTTTTAAAAAGACTGCTCGATGATGACCGGTTGTCGTTCGACTGGCATGGTGCTGCCTTTTTGGAATGGGCTACTGGGTTGTTTCGTAGATGA